A genomic segment from Schistocerca piceifrons isolate TAMUIC-IGC-003096 chromosome 4, iqSchPice1.1, whole genome shotgun sequence encodes:
- the LOC124796214 gene encoding axoneme-associated protein mst101(2)-like, translating into MRKQRQGESKGKEKAKARRKQRQGESKGKEKAKARRKQRQGESKGKEKAKARRKQRQGESKGKEKAKARRKQRQGESKGKQKAKASRKQRQGESKGKEKAKARRKQRQGESKGKEKAKARRKQRQGESKGKEKAKARRKQRQGESKGKEKAKARRKQRQGESKGKEKAKARRKQRQGESKGKEKAKARRKQRQGESKGKEKAKARRKQRQGESKGKEKAKARRKQRQGESKGKEKAKARRKQRQGESKGKEKAKARRKQRQGESKGKEKAKARRKQRQGESKGKEKAKARRKQRQGESKGKEKAKARRKQRQGESKGKEKAKARRKQRQGESKGKEKAKARRKQRQGESKGKEKAKARRKQRQGESKGKEKAKARRKQRQGESKGKEKAKARRKQRQGESKGKEKAKARRKQRQGESKGKEKAKARRKQRQGESKGKEKAKARRKQRQGESKGKEKAKARRKQRQGESKGKEKAKARRKQRQGESKGKEKAKARRKQRQGESKGKEKAKARRKQRQGESKGKEKAKARRKQRQGESKGKEKAKARRKQRQGESKGKEKAKARRKQRQGESKGKEKAKARRKQRQGESKGKEKKARRKRQGEEGKEKKARRKRQ; encoded by the coding sequence atgagaaagcaaaggcaaggagaaagcaaaggcaaggagaaagcaaaggcaaggagaaagcaaaggcaaggagaaagcaaaggcaaggagaaagcaaaggcaaggagaaagcaaaggcaaggagaaagcaaaggcaaggagaaagcaaaggcaaggagaaagcaaaggcaaggagaaagcaaaggcaaggagaaagcaaaggcaaggagaaagcaaaggcaaggagaaagcaaaggcaagcaGAAAGCAAAGGCAAGcagaaagcaaaggcaaggagaaagcaaaggcaaggagaaagcaaaggcaaggagaaagcaaaggcaaggagaaagcaaaggcaaggagaaagcaaaggcaaggagaaagcaaaggcaaggagaaagcaaaggcaaggagaaagcaaaggcaaggagaaagcaaaggcaaggagaaagcaaaggcaaggagaaagcaaaggcaaggagaaagcaaaggcaaggagaaagcaaaggcaaggagaaagcaaaggcaaggagaaagcaaaggcaaggagaaagcaaaggcaaggagaaagcaaaggcaaggagaaagcaaaggcaaggagaaagcaaaggcaaggagaaagcaaaggcaaggagaaagcaaaggcaaggagaaagcaaaggcaaggagaaagcaaaggcaaggagaaagcaaaggcaaggagaaagcaaaggcaaggagaaagcaaaggcaaggagaaagcaaaggcaaggagaaagcaaaggcaaggagaaagcaaaggcaaggagaaagcaaaggcaaggagaaagcaaaggcaaggagaaagcaaaggcaaggagaaagcaaaggcaaggagaaagcaaaggcaaggagaaagcaaaggcaaggagaaagcaaaggcaaggagaaagcaaaggcaaggagaaagcaaaggcaaggagaaagcaaaggcaaggagaaagcaaaggcaaggagaaagcaaaggcaaggagaaagcaaaggcaaggagaaagcaaaggcaaggagaaagcaaaggcaaggagaaagcaaaggcaaggagaaagcaaaggcaaggagaaagcaaaggcaaggagaaagcaaaggcaaggagaaagcaaaggcaaggagaaagcaaaggcaaggagaaagcaaaggcaaggagaaagcaaaggcaaggagaaagcaaaggcaaggagaaagcaaaggcaaggagaaagcaaaggcaaggagaaagcaaaggcaaggagaaagcaaaggcaaggagaaagcaaaggcaaggagaaagcaaaggcaaggagaaagcaaaggcaaggagaaagcaaaggcaaggagaaagcaaaggcaaggagaaagcaaaggcaaggagaaagcaaaggcaaggagaaagcaaaggcaaggagaaagcaaaggcaaggagaaagcaaaggcaaggagaaagcaaaggcaaggagaaagcaaaggcaaggagaaagcaaaggcaaggagaaagcaaaggcaaggagaaagcaaaggcaaggagaaagcaaaggcaaggagaaagcaaaggcaaggagaaagcaaaggcaaggagaaagcaaaggcaaggagaaagcaaaggcaaggagaaagcaaaggcaaggagaaagcaaaggcaaggagaaagcaaaggcaaggagaaagcaaaggcaaggagaaagcaaaggcaaggagaaagcaaaggcaaggagaaagcaaaggcaaggagaaagcaaaggcaaggagaaagcaaaggcaaggagaaagcaaaggcaaggagaaagcaaaggcaaggagaagaaggcaaggagaaaaaggcaaggagaagaaggcaaggagaaaaaggcaaggagaaaaaggcaatga